The Aurantiacibacter arachoides genome window below encodes:
- a CDS encoding energy transducer TonB: MSGNRIVAIIIVALIHIGIGYLLVTGLAISAVKEAMERVTTVDIEEPPPPEEEPPPPEPQPDVAPPPPVAPPPPIRIAPNPPPVQVQPNIPPPAPPARIVPPPAPAAPPAPRPAPPPPPPPAVDRSRAASPEGQQGWARRISENYPSRALRREIEGTVGVSVTVGPNGRVSGCRVTRPADPELDAAACDGMERYARFTPALDRDGNPTSGSFSTSIVYQLN, translated from the coding sequence ATGAGCGGTAATCGCATCGTCGCGATTATCATCGTTGCCCTCATCCACATTGGTATCGGATACCTGCTCGTGACCGGACTCGCCATTTCGGCGGTGAAGGAAGCGATGGAGCGGGTGACGACCGTGGATATCGAGGAGCCGCCGCCACCTGAGGAAGAGCCGCCGCCGCCTGAGCCGCAGCCGGACGTCGCTCCGCCGCCGCCGGTCGCGCCGCCGCCGCCGATCCGGATCGCGCCCAACCCGCCGCCTGTGCAGGTGCAGCCGAACATTCCGCCGCCGGCTCCGCCTGCGCGCATCGTTCCGCCGCCCGCGCCAGCAGCGCCGCCCGCGCCGCGCCCGGCTCCGCCGCCGCCGCCACCACCCGCCGTGGACCGTTCGCGTGCCGCGTCGCCCGAAGGCCAGCAAGGCTGGGCTCGCCGGATTTCGGAAAACTACCCCTCGCGCGCCCTGCGCCGCGAGATCGAGGGCACCGTCGGTGTCTCCGTGACGGTAGGACCGAATGGCCGCGTGTCTGGCTGCCGTGTGACCCGGCCAGCCGATCCGGAACTGGATGCTGCTGCCTGCGATGGCATGGAGCGGTATGCCCGTTTCACACCGGCGCTGGATCGTGACGGGAACCCCACCTCGGGCTCGTTCTCGACCAGCATCGTGTACCAGCTCAACTAA
- a CDS encoding MotA/TolQ/ExbB proton channel family protein, giving the protein MLIELLAATGGEAAPVNEFGFVKAMEEGGPVAWSILAVMIIMSVGSFYILITKYFEQNRVMREYSSNRTAFWNAGSIKDGANKFDKNSAWRQLVDDGIRAGDESSKMQDSLESHDWLHGTLARSESAINAKLAGGLPFLATVGATAPFVGLLGTVIGIYRALINIGLSGSASIDKVAGPVGEALIMTAIGLLVAVPAVFAYNYLQSRNRRIAAMLSGFSTDLQANITSRGAVKPAIMTGTSTQQAGKAARTAPAAAGATGSTTTTMGAAPATARPVGSASTTTTTTTTPKR; this is encoded by the coding sequence ATGCTTATCGAACTTTTGGCAGCGACGGGCGGCGAAGCTGCGCCGGTCAATGAATTCGGCTTCGTCAAGGCCATGGAAGAAGGCGGCCCGGTCGCCTGGTCGATCCTTGCCGTCATGATCATCATGTCGGTCGGATCGTTCTACATCCTGATCACGAAGTATTTCGAACAGAACCGCGTGATGCGCGAGTACAGCTCGAACCGTACCGCGTTCTGGAATGCCGGCAGCATCAAGGACGGCGCCAACAAGTTCGACAAGAACAGCGCCTGGCGCCAGCTGGTCGATGACGGCATCCGTGCCGGCGACGAATCGTCCAAGATGCAGGACAGCCTGGAATCGCACGACTGGCTGCACGGCACGCTGGCCCGTTCGGAATCCGCAATCAACGCCAAGCTCGCCGGCGGTCTGCCGTTCCTCGCCACCGTGGGTGCTACCGCACCGTTCGTCGGCCTGCTCGGCACCGTGATCGGCATCTATCGCGCGCTCATCAACATCGGCCTCTCGGGCTCTGCCTCGATCGACAAGGTCGCCGGCCCGGTGGGTGAAGCGCTCATCATGACCGCCATCGGCCTGCTGGTCGCCGTGCCCGCGGTGTTTGCCTACAACTACCTGCAGTCGCGCAACCGTCGCATCGCCGCGATGCTTTCGGGCTTCTCGACCGACCTGCAGGCGAACATCACCTCGCGCGGCGCGGTGAAGCCGGCCATCATGACCGGCACCTCCACGCAGCAGGCCGGCAAGGCTGCCCGCACCGCCCCGGCCGCTGCCGGTGCCACAGGCTCGACCACCACGACCATGGGTGCCGCTCCGGCCACCGCGCGTCCGGTCGGTTCGGCTTCGACGACCACTACGACGACGACCACGCCGAAGCGCTGA
- a CDS encoding ExbD/TolR family protein, whose protein sequence is MAISLGAGEETPMSDINTTPLVDVMLVLLIIFLIAVPVAIQTVEELQIPIIASNESDDKVENLLITVSTTDAEGRTPRTIRSGFSGAIREGECRIFLNNTTLVDSSDLYDAAFARLDAIVQRAGGPEAIMQDPDLIPQVHIRGDKNAPWRCVAGTIFNIQAAGYPTVAFISNPVDPN, encoded by the coding sequence ATGGCCATTTCATTGGGAGCCGGCGAAGAAACCCCGATGTCCGACATCAACACCACGCCGCTGGTGGACGTGATGCTGGTGCTGCTGATCATCTTTCTGATCGCCGTTCCGGTGGCCATCCAGACCGTGGAGGAACTGCAGATCCCCATCATCGCGTCGAACGAATCGGACGACAAGGTGGAGAACCTGCTGATCACGGTGTCGACGACCGATGCCGAAGGGCGCACCCCGCGCACGATCCGTTCGGGCTTTTCCGGGGCGATTCGCGAAGGCGAGTGCCGGATCTTCCTGAATAACACGACGCTGGTTGATTCGAGCGATCTGTATGACGCCGCCTTCGCCCGTCTCGATGCCATCGTGCAGCGTGCCGGCGGACCGGAAGCGATCATGCAGGATCCCGACCTGATCCCGCAGGTGCACATCCGCGGCGACAAGAACGCCCCGTGGCGCTGCGTTGCCGGCACGATCTTCAACATCCAGGCGGCCGGCTATCCCACCGTTGCCTTCATTTCGAATCCCGTCGATCCCAACTGA
- a CDS encoding ExbD/TolR family protein, producing MAMAGGSDDGAPMMEMNMTPLIDVLLVLLIMFIITIPVATHAVNIDLPAPSNTPDNPPVDPIKNKIVLTPQGDILWNAQPISQGQLVGNLQQSLSFAVEPELQFEPEAQASYDLAAQVLNIIKASGVTKFGFVGNEQYRSFGCGDCAPLQS from the coding sequence ATGGCAATGGCAGGCGGTTCAGACGACGGCGCGCCGATGATGGAAATGAACATGACGCCGTTGATCGACGTCCTGCTCGTGCTCCTCATCATGTTCATCATCACCATTCCGGTGGCCACCCACGCGGTGAACATCGATCTTCCCGCGCCCAGCAACACGCCGGACAATCCGCCGGTGGACCCGATCAAGAACAAGATCGTGCTCACGCCCCAAGGCGACATCCTGTGGAATGCCCAGCCCATCAGCCAAGGTCAGCTGGTCGGCAACCTGCAGCAGTCGCTCTCCTTCGCGGTGGAGCCGGAACTGCAGTTTGAGCCCGAGGCTCAGGCAAGCTACGATCTGGCAGCCCAGGTGCTGAACATCATCAAGGCCTCGGGGGTGACCAAGTTCGGCTTCGTCGGCAACGAACAGTATCGCAGCTTCGGCTGCGGCGATTGCGCGCCGCTGCAAAGCTGA
- a CDS encoding ExbD/TolR family protein codes for MAFRSRLLGRHTVTTPSPIMDLNVTPLIDVLLVLLVMVILSVPIATHQIDVDLPTSDNAPSEPEQIALVVTEGGAVLWNGDALSRTELQGRLAMAAANAADPVIRFEPEANASYDDAAQVIHLVGEADIRRFAFAGNERYRQWDAN; via the coding sequence ATGGCGTTTCGTTCCCGACTGCTGGGCCGGCACACGGTCACCACACCATCACCCATAATGGACCTCAACGTCACGCCGCTGATCGACGTGCTGCTCGTCCTGCTTGTCATGGTCATCCTGAGCGTTCCGATCGCCACGCACCAGATCGACGTCGATCTGCCGACCAGTGACAACGCGCCAAGCGAACCCGAGCAGATAGCCCTGGTCGTCACAGAGGGCGGCGCGGTCCTGTGGAACGGCGACGCGCTATCCCGTACCGAACTGCAAGGCCGCCTTGCCATGGCCGCCGCCAATGCCGCCGACCCGGTCATACGTTTCGAGCCCGAAGCGAACGCCAGTTACGACGACGCGGCGCAGGTCATCCATCTCGTTGGCGAGGCGGACATCCGCCGCTTCGCATTTGCCGGTAACGAACGCTACCGGCAGTGGGATGCGAACTAG
- a CDS encoding ligase-associated DNA damage response DEXH box helicase: protein MAESVVPPEIAAWFAGRGWRVRRHQAEMLTASDAGRHAMLVADTGAGKTLAGFLPTLAAFAPSRIGSGTRPDGLHTLYVSPLKALGHDVQRNLLAPIAEMGLDITVETRSGDTPSDRKKRQRSRPPNVLLTTPESLSLLLSFEDSATLFAGLKRVVIDEIHAFATQKRGDLLALALTRLQAIAPTVQRAALSATLADPEAFRGWIAPWGDVDTVAMVEGEEGAEPEVEILLPDEERVPWGGHAATWSIPQLYQRIRANNTTLVFTNTRFLAEYIFQHLWDANEDNLPIGIHHGSLSKEARRKVEAAMARGDLRALVCTASLDLGVDWGDIDLVVQMGAPKGSSRLLQRIGRANHRLDSPSRALLVPGNRFEFLEATAAKEAVEEGQRDGEDFRPGGLDVLAQHVMGCACAGPFAEKELLSEIRSCWAYAMIDEDTWARVLEFVATGGYSLRAYDKFKRIVREVDANGDAIWRLSHPEQAYRHRMNAGIIVDSEMLEVRFRSGRSLGKVEERFAASLRTGDTFQFAGVNVEVEQLKDMELIVRASSKAAMIPSYGGLRLPLTTHLADRVRAMLVDRAGWARFPDDVREWLEVQDWRSQMPGPDNLLVESFPHAKRHYTVYYTFIGWNANQSLGMLITKRMEDLGLMPGGFTANDYSLAVWGLRPVDDPAALLSPDILTDEFIDWVQDSHLLRRAFREVAVIGGLVERQHPGKRKTGRQVTFSTDLIYDVLRKYEPDHVLIEAAWQDARARMTDIGRLGDLLDTAGERLEHVVLDRVSPLAVPVMVMVGRESVPQGAQDDELLLEAESLASAAMRVEELPGLEPDYSG from the coding sequence ATGGCCGAATCCGTTGTCCCGCCCGAAATTGCCGCATGGTTTGCCGGTCGGGGCTGGCGTGTGCGGCGCCACCAAGCAGAGATGCTGACGGCGAGCGATGCCGGCCGGCACGCCATGCTGGTGGCCGATACCGGCGCCGGCAAGACGCTGGCGGGTTTCCTGCCCACGCTCGCGGCGTTCGCCCCCTCCCGCATCGGATCGGGCACCAGGCCTGACGGGCTCCATACGCTGTATGTCTCACCGTTGAAGGCCCTCGGGCATGACGTTCAGCGCAACCTGCTCGCCCCGATCGCGGAGATGGGGCTGGACATCACCGTCGAGACCCGCAGCGGCGATACGCCATCCGATCGCAAGAAACGCCAGCGCAGCCGCCCGCCCAACGTGTTGCTCACCACGCCCGAAAGCCTGTCGCTGCTGCTGAGTTTCGAGGATAGCGCGACATTGTTTGCCGGACTGAAGCGCGTGGTGATTGACGAAATCCACGCCTTTGCCACGCAGAAGCGCGGCGATCTGCTCGCGCTCGCGCTCACGCGGTTGCAGGCGATTGCTCCGACCGTGCAGCGCGCCGCCCTGTCAGCCACGCTGGCCGATCCAGAGGCCTTTCGCGGCTGGATCGCGCCATGGGGCGATGTCGATACCGTGGCGATGGTGGAGGGCGAGGAGGGCGCCGAGCCGGAGGTGGAGATCCTGCTGCCCGACGAGGAGCGCGTGCCGTGGGGCGGCCACGCGGCGACCTGGTCGATCCCGCAGCTTTACCAGCGCATCCGCGCCAACAACACCACGCTGGTGTTCACCAACACGCGCTTTCTCGCCGAATACATCTTCCAGCACCTGTGGGATGCGAACGAGGACAACCTGCCCATCGGCATTCACCACGGGTCGCTGAGCAAGGAAGCGCGGCGCAAGGTGGAGGCGGCGATGGCGCGCGGCGATCTGCGCGCGCTGGTGTGCACGGCCAGCCTCGATCTGGGGGTCGACTGGGGCGATATTGACCTCGTCGTGCAGATGGGCGCGCCCAAGGGCTCCAGCCGGCTGTTGCAGCGCATCGGGCGCGCCAACCACCGGCTCGACAGCCCCAGCCGGGCCTTGCTGGTGCCTGGCAACCGCTTCGAATTTCTGGAAGCGACCGCAGCCAAGGAAGCCGTCGAGGAAGGCCAGCGCGACGGCGAGGATTTCCGCCCCGGCGGGCTCGATGTCCTGGCCCAGCACGTGATGGGTTGCGCCTGCGCGGGGCCGTTCGCGGAAAAGGAATTGCTGTCCGAAATCCGCTCGTGCTGGGCCTATGCCATGATCGACGAGGACACGTGGGCGCGCGTGCTCGAATTCGTCGCCACGGGGGGGTATTCGCTGCGCGCCTACGACAAGTTCAAACGCATCGTGCGCGAGGTGGATGCGAACGGGGATGCCATCTGGCGACTGAGCCACCCTGAGCAGGCCTATCGCCACCGCATGAACGCCGGGATCATCGTCGATTCCGAAATGCTGGAAGTGCGCTTCCGCAGCGGGCGCAGCCTGGGCAAGGTGGAGGAACGCTTCGCCGCATCGTTGCGCACGGGTGACACGTTCCAGTTCGCCGGCGTCAACGTCGAGGTCGAACAGCTAAAGGACATGGAGCTGATCGTGCGCGCCAGCAGCAAGGCGGCGATGATCCCCTCCTACGGCGGGCTGCGCCTGCCGCTGACCACGCACCTGGCGGACCGGGTGCGCGCGATGCTGGTCGACCGGGCTGGCTGGGCGCGGTTCCCCGATGACGTGCGCGAATGGCTGGAAGTGCAGGATTGGCGCAGCCAGATGCCGGGGCCGGACAACCTGCTGGTCGAAAGCTTCCCGCACGCCAAGCGGCACTACACCGTCTATTACACCTTCATTGGCTGGAACGCGAACCAGTCGCTGGGCATGCTCATCACCAAGCGGATGGAGGACCTGGGCCTGATGCCCGGCGGGTTCACGGCCAATGATTACTCACTGGCGGTCTGGGGATTGCGGCCTGTCGACGATCCGGCCGCGCTCCTCTCCCCCGATATCCTGACCGACGAATTCATCGACTGGGTGCAGGATTCGCACCTGTTGCGGCGCGCCTTTCGCGAGGTCGCGGTGATTGGCGGGCTGGTGGAGCGGCAGCACCCCGGCAAGCGCAAGACCGGGCGGCAGGTAACCTTTTCCACCGATCTGATCTACGACGTGCTGCGCAAGTACGAGCCTGACCACGTGCTGATCGAGGCCGCCTGGCAGGATGCCCGTGCGCGGATGACCGATATCGGCCGCCTGGGCGATCTGCTCGACACCGCGGGCGAACGGCTGGAGCACGTCGTGCTCGACCGGGTCAGCCCGCTGGCAGTGCCGGTGATGGTGATGGTAGGCCGCGAAAGCGTTCCGCAGGGGGCGCAGGACGACGAACTGCTGCTGGAGGCCGAAAGCCTGGCCAGCGCGGCGATGCGGGTGGAGGAACTGCCGGGATTGGAGCCCGATTACTCCGGGTAA
- a CDS encoding BON domain-containing protein: MADRYQRNPNRSSNQDMPRQRSSWQEEQFQSDRSNRYGDDMQSSYDQFGSDRFDNDSYGSSRGGMQGSGYQSSQQGRSRSSYAPLDEYDRPGGSYGAAGGGSQSSGMHGSFRGDSYGGEAMSGGYGGQSDYSRGYGMTSGGTAYSGGSSSSGGYSGGGYAGSGNRSDHDRGFFERAGDEIASWFGDDEAERRRREDHSGRGPSNYSRSNERLLEDACEKLTHDRGVDASNIQVTCDNNEVTLDGTVGTRWEKRRAEDCIHGISGVNHVQNNLRVMGSGSQSGTTSQTGATAQGTLQTES, encoded by the coding sequence ATGGCCGACCGTTATCAACGAAACCCCAATCGCAGTTCCAATCAGGACATGCCGCGTCAGCGTTCCAGCTGGCAGGAGGAGCAATTCCAGAGCGACCGATCGAACCGCTATGGTGACGATATGCAGAGTTCCTACGATCAGTTCGGCAGTGACCGTTTTGACAATGACAGCTACGGCAGTTCGCGCGGTGGCATGCAGGGGAGTGGCTACCAATCGAGCCAGCAGGGTCGCTCACGGTCTTCCTACGCGCCGCTCGACGAATACGATCGCCCCGGCGGGAGCTATGGTGCCGCCGGCGGTGGATCGCAGTCGTCGGGCATGCATGGCAGCTTCCGTGGCGACAGCTATGGCGGGGAGGCCATGAGCGGCGGCTACGGTGGCCAAAGCGACTATTCGCGTGGCTACGGCATGACGAGCGGCGGCACCGCATACAGCGGCGGCTCTTCCTCTAGCGGTGGCTATTCGGGTGGCGGCTATGCCGGCAGCGGCAACCGCTCCGACCACGATCGCGGATTCTTCGAACGCGCGGGCGACGAAATCGCCAGCTGGTTCGGTGACGACGAGGCGGAACGCCGCCGCCGCGAGGATCACAGCGGCCGCGGGCCAAGCAACTATTCGCGGTCCAACGAACGCCTGCTGGAAGATGCTTGCGAAAAGCTGACGCACGACCGCGGTGTCGATGCGAGCAACATCCAGGTGACCTGCGATAACAACGAAGTCACGCTGGATGGCACGGTCGGCACCCGCTGGGAGAAGCGCCGGGCGGAGGATTGCATCCACGGGATTTCCGGGGTCAACCATGTGCAGAACAACCTGCGCGTGATGGGCAGCGGCTCGCAGAGCGGCACCACCTCGCAGACGGGCGCCACCGCGCAAGGCACCTTGCAGACCGAATCCTGA
- the dxs gene encoding 1-deoxy-D-xylulose-5-phosphate synthase: MTSARPHTPLLDTVDTPHDLRRLSPDQLRQLSDELRTEMIDAVGSTGGHLGSGLGVVELTVAIHYVFNTPEDRLIWDVGHQAYPHKIITGRRDRIRTLRQGGGLSGFTKRSESEYDPFGAAHSSTSISAGLGFAVANKLKGQPGKAIAVIGDGAMSAGMAYEAMNNAEQAGNRLIVILNDNDMSIAPPVGGLSAYLARMVSSSEYLGLRSLASKVARKLSRKVHSGLEKAEEFTRGMVTGGTMFEELGFYYVGPIDGHNLDHLLPVLENVRDSEQGPILVHVVTTKGKGYPFAENSADKYHGVPKFDVVTGEKAKSASGPPAYQNVFGETLARLADTDDRICAITAAMPSGTGVDKFAQAHPTRAFDVGIAEQHGVTFAAGLAAQGMRPFAAIYSTFLQRAYDQVVHDVAIQNLPVRFAIDRAGLVGADGATHAGSFDVTYLASLPNFVVMAAADEAELAHMTYTAAEHDSGPIAFRYPRGNGTGVEIPAQLQKLDIGKGRIVRPQSGEIEKGGKVAILSLGTRLEEAKKAADQLEAKGLATTVADMRFAKPLDEDLIRRLAASHDVLVTIEEAAIGGLGAHVLTMASDEGLIDPDSATGGLKIRTMRLPDVFLDHDDPTKQYDEAGLNAPQIVETVLNALRHNSAGVEEARA; encoded by the coding sequence ATGACTTCTGCCCGTCCGCACACTCCCCTTCTCGACACCGTCGATACGCCCCACGACCTGCGCCGCCTGAGCCCCGACCAGCTTCGCCAGCTGTCGGACGAGTTGCGCACGGAGATGATCGATGCCGTCGGCTCCACCGGCGGTCACCTTGGCAGCGGCCTTGGCGTGGTCGAACTGACCGTGGCGATCCATTACGTGTTCAACACGCCGGAAGACCGGCTGATCTGGGACGTCGGGCACCAGGCCTATCCGCACAAGATCATCACCGGCCGGCGCGATCGCATCCGCACCCTGCGCCAGGGCGGCGGGCTTTCGGGCTTTACCAAGCGATCCGAGAGCGAATACGATCCCTTCGGCGCGGCGCACTCGTCCACCTCGATCAGCGCGGGGCTGGGCTTTGCCGTCGCCAACAAGCTGAAGGGCCAGCCGGGCAAGGCGATCGCGGTGATCGGCGACGGCGCGATGAGCGCAGGCATGGCCTACGAGGCGATGAACAACGCCGAGCAGGCGGGGAACCGCCTCATCGTCATCCTCAACGACAACGACATGTCGATCGCCCCGCCCGTCGGCGGGCTGTCTGCCTATCTCGCGCGCATGGTATCGAGCAGCGAATACCTTGGACTGCGCAGCCTTGCGTCCAAGGTGGCGCGCAAGCTTTCGCGCAAGGTCCACTCCGGCCTTGAAAAGGCGGAGGAATTTACCCGCGGCATGGTGACCGGCGGGACCATGTTCGAAGAACTTGGCTTCTATTACGTAGGGCCCATCGACGGCCACAACCTCGATCACCTGCTGCCGGTTCTGGAAAACGTGCGCGACAGCGAGCAGGGGCCGATCCTCGTCCATGTCGTGACCACCAAGGGCAAGGGCTATCCCTTTGCCGAGAATAGCGCCGACAAGTATCACGGCGTGCCGAAATTCGACGTGGTGACGGGCGAAAAGGCCAAGTCCGCCAGCGGTCCGCCCGCCTACCAGAACGTGTTCGGTGAAACGCTGGCCAGGCTGGCCGATACGGACGATCGCATCTGCGCCATCACCGCCGCCATGCCGAGCGGCACCGGGGTGGACAAGTTCGCCCAGGCGCACCCGACCCGCGCCTTTGACGTCGGCATCGCGGAACAACATGGCGTGACCTTTGCCGCCGGCCTGGCCGCGCAGGGGATGCGGCCGTTCGCGGCGATCTATTCCACCTTCCTCCAGCGCGCCTACGATCAGGTGGTGCACGACGTGGCGATCCAGAACCTGCCCGTGCGCTTCGCCATCGACCGCGCCGGCCTCGTCGGCGCCGATGGCGCAACCCATGCTGGCAGCTTCGACGTGACCTATCTGGCGAGCCTGCCCAATTTCGTGGTGATGGCCGCTGCGGACGAGGCCGAACTCGCCCACATGACCTATACCGCCGCCGAGCATGACAGCGGGCCCATCGCGTTTCGCTATCCGCGCGGCAATGGCACGGGCGTGGAAATTCCGGCACAGCTGCAGAAGCTGGACATCGGCAAGGGCCGGATCGTGCGCCCCCAATCCGGCGAAATCGAGAAGGGTGGCAAGGTCGCCATCCTCTCGCTCGGCACGCGGCTGGAAGAAGCGAAAAAGGCAGCCGATCAGCTGGAGGCCAAGGGCCTTGCCACCACGGTCGCCGACATGCGCTTCGCCAAGCCGCTCGACGAGGATCTCATCCGCCGCCTCGCCGCCAGCCATGATGTGCTGGTCACCATCGAGGAAGCTGCCATCGGCGGCCTGGGGGCCCACGTCCTCACCATGGCGAGCGACGAGGGCCTGATCGATCCCGACAGTGCCACGGGCGGCCTCAAGATCCGCACCATGCGCCTGCCGGACGTGTTCCTCGACCACGACGATCCGACAAAACAGTACGACGAGGCCGGTCTGAACGCGCCGCAGATCGTGGAAACCGTGCTGAACGCGCTGCGGCATAACAGCGCCGGTGTGGAGGAAGCACGGGCCTGA
- a CDS encoding Fur family transcriptional regulator codes for MATQHKHHEHSGDRLIEEAAAVLVDAGEQWTAMREGVFRALAAMERPASAYDIAEDVGKLRGKRVAANSVYRILDLFVRANLANRIESANAYLVNTHPGCRHDCVFLICDDCGQADHFDDDRLTGALRDAGKVHGFAQVRPVVELRGLCADCAG; via the coding sequence ATGGCAACACAGCACAAGCATCATGAGCATTCGGGCGACCGGCTGATCGAGGAAGCCGCGGCCGTCCTTGTCGACGCAGGCGAACAATGGACCGCCATGCGCGAGGGCGTGTTTCGCGCCCTTGCCGCGATGGAACGGCCTGCCAGCGCCTATGACATTGCCGAGGATGTGGGCAAGCTGCGCGGCAAGCGCGTGGCCGCCAACAGTGTTTATCGCATTCTCGACCTGTTCGTGCGCGCCAACCTTGCGAACCGGATCGAGAGCGCGAACGCCTATCTGGTCAACACCCATCCCGGCTGCCGGCACGATTGCGTCTTCCTGATCTGCGACGATTGCGGCCAGGCCGACCATTTCGACGATGACAGGTTGACCGGCGCCCTGCGCGATGCCGGCAAGGTGCATGGGTTTGCCCAGGTGCGCCCGGTCGTCGAACTGCGCGGCCTGTGCGCCGATTGCGCCGGCTGA
- the msrA gene encoding peptide-methionine (S)-S-oxide reductase MsrA, translated as MRIKSLFLAATLGLGALSLPATAMAEEVFDAPVATRQANERGLQTAIFAGGCFWGIEGVFSHVRGVTSAVSGYHGGSANTATYRQVSAGGTSHAEAVRVTYDPSVVRYDQLLQILFSVGADPTLVNRQGPDRGSQYRSAIVPVTAEQRAVAQAYVRQMGASGVWRSPIAARVESYQRFYPAEADHQDYMLNNPTSGYIRRWDAPKVAALRTQFPSLYRERFRTG; from the coding sequence ATGCGCATCAAATCCCTCTTCCTTGCCGCTACGCTGGGTCTGGGCGCGCTTTCGCTGCCTGCTACGGCCATGGCGGAAGAGGTGTTCGATGCGCCCGTTGCCACCCGGCAGGCCAATGAGCGTGGCCTTCAGACCGCCATCTTTGCCGGTGGCTGCTTCTGGGGCATCGAGGGTGTGTTCAGCCACGTTCGCGGCGTGACGAGTGCGGTATCGGGCTATCACGGCGGCAGTGCCAACACTGCGACCTATCGCCAGGTGTCGGCCGGCGGCACCAGCCATGCCGAAGCCGTGCGGGTAACCTACGATCCGTCTGTCGTCCGCTACGACCAGTTGTTGCAGATCCTGTTCTCCGTGGGTGCCGACCCCACCCTGGTCAATCGCCAGGGGCCCGATCGTGGAAGCCAGTATCGTTCCGCCATCGTGCCGGTCACGGCGGAGCAGCGTGCCGTGGCACAGGCCTATGTTCGGCAGATGGGCGCCTCGGGCGTGTGGCGCAGCCCCATCGCGGCGCGGGTGGAAAGCTACCAGCGCTTCTATCCGGCAGAGGCCGATCACCAGGATTACATGCTCAATAATCCGACCAGCGGCTATATCCGTCGGTGGGACGCCCCCAAGGTGGCGGCTTTGCGCACGCAGTTCCCCTCGCTGTATCGCGAACGCTTCCGCACCGGCTGA